Genomic DNA from Parasteatoda tepidariorum isolate YZ-2023 chromosome 3, CAS_Ptep_4.0, whole genome shotgun sequence:
aaacacattaaaaaattaattaattttaaaagcgagcaattttaaacaaagcagCGACTTAGCTGGAACAATGAAGACATAACttaaaagatgagaaaaacttgtttcgtaaattttgaggcaaagtattgaaataattatctttaactACATTAAACGTCATGATAAATTACTCTTGTTTGATAAAGCGATGATAAAAGTAGTTTTCTTTTATCgacattaaaatagtatttaattctttttcattctgttgtttatgaatttaattagtAACTTAATTAgtcaattaataaatgattgcCAGTCATTCTTATTTAAAGTTACTTAAATGGAGAACTGAGTCAAAcgtttgagattttttttcttttctgatgaAATATTCTACTccattttactaaatattttaaaaatataaaataaatgtatggtTATTAAAAAGCGTTTATCTTACAATTAAggttcaaaataatttagtaatgaaCTTTAAAGTTAAAGCTTAACAGTCAAATGTTAactctttgacgcagaatttttatgtaatatatttttcatactttttttattattttgtattaatttaggccaaattaagtgaaaatattacatttaacattttaatagctTATGGTTTAAAAAGACAACAAGAATATCGGTGTCTTTTTCTACCTAAAAGGTAAACTCTTCCATACATGActtatttccaaataataatttttcaactttgctcttatttgcagttatttagatctgagagaaacagttattcactattgaaattttcttaatttaggaaatcaattatagataaatttttgaatttgaatgaaaaaaaatttcaaactaattttttttattttatattttagtacaatgttaattaagataatctaacagattttttaagtaactattagacaattttttttaattgaaaaaaaataagtagccACCAAGTTAAATTAAGAAACTTCTgtagaaaaagttttcaatccTATATTAGGTtagaaaatctaaataaaaatacttaatacaaaaaaaaaattagtattttaaacaaCTGTGATTTTTCCATACTTATATTCgtatttataaagttatctaAATAACATATAACagacagaattataaaattgtctAATGGTCTAACTTTCATACGGAATAGAAAGTAAACACTTGATTATCCTTTAGACATGAAGTggtgtttcaaatatttgagaaaCTCTCGGCCAATGAGGGAAAGGAATAATGATTGTAAGTCATTACTTTGAGggatgtttgaaaatttatatttactgtcCTTTAAGTTAGTAATAAAGTGAGTCATCTACCTGCtgctttcataataattttagagtTCAAATTGACTCTGAGTTCTAACTTTAATATCCGTGTAGTTAAAGGTTATATAAATGCAAGTTATCATGGCGGAATGTTTTAATTGGATATTTATATGCACAGCATGAAATAAATTAGAGATAGACGCAGCATTCTTTTGAGTAGCTTTGCGTTAGATTTTCAAATGGCTAGGTCAGGAAATACCATATTatgccttttatttaaaatagttatattactAGTATTTCACTATCTAATTAACTAATTGTGCATATAGAACTGTTGAACTtgttatgtttaagaaaaataacactCTCATCCGTGATCCAAGCATTTagcttcatttatatatatatataggacaTGCTGCTCCAGACAATACGGTANatatatatatatatatatatatatatatatatatatatatatatatatatatatatattgtgtggCAGAAGTGAAATTCTTggacatagatggcgccactggaaaacaagaacaatcgcacacCCTCTGCTTTaatggcatacgtcaacaacaacaacaagtgTATAAAAGAGTTCGAGTAGAAGAGTAAACAATGAATgattaaaacaatgaataaaaccgaaaaataaagttaaaaattagataaaaagaaaaaataaataaaaagatcttCGTCAGGACGTTTACTTATTGACAATTCCACCGTTAAGAACGTAGCGTCCGTAAGCCTAcgtataacatatttaaaaaccataaaatgcttttaatatttctcatagGATTTACTCTTGGGGTCATCtgcacttattttaaaactttttaacttccatacatttctaatttttttaaaaaaaataaaagcagactGTTAGGGAAGTAATTCacacaaatgttaaaaatgcacaatgggcaattggtttaaatatttctatgaattataccaaaatatttttttaagaatgtttttaaaaatttttagagttaatagcttaatttttatggttttcagttttactaaaaatgaaaatgcaaatttccttttatttggaAGCTTTTCTATAGccatatttgaatatttaatcaaCATCAAGggcaaaaatcatgaaaatttagtCACTGATCAGAAGGACCAGTGACAAAAATATGCTACTCGTCTGTACACATTTGCACTGGTCCATATGCCTgggtttattagttttttaagttaataatgtgaatttatattaaatattataatacagaGTTTGTGTAGTGGCGCAGTTGTGATGAAATAGGTTATTTTGTGACAAGAACAccgattaaaatatgaaatcgtaaaaaaaatccaaaacagTATACCATCCCTTTACATAGGTTGCTGCTCTGATGAACcaaagctaattattttttgggTGATCTGAGTCACATTTGTCTTGGACCAACGGACCATCGTTAATTTCGAGCCCTGATATCAAATAATGTAgcccagtgtttcccaaacttatgactttcgtgtaccctttctaaatttttcgtaaagctGAGTAccaccaataaaaaaatgaatgaattttttacaataaaaatttgcacCGAAGTTAAAAATCAGAACTGGCTGTtaacaccactaattattaactgttaactctgcaaaaaatagccaatagaaaatacgtaatcgtaaattttcttGGCTggctttgttttcaaataaaaatttttgaaattttcgtttgttgcaagatatttcgcataagaacaagtacccccgctaaactgttcccgtacccctgggggtacgcgtaccacactttgggaaacactgatgtagccaatatttaaaatttaatttcttatagaaatattttgaacttcTTAGCAAAACATTTCATCTCAAAATGTTTACCTTATAAATGTAATACAAGTACATTCGAAATGATATAGAATTGAATTTTGagataattaaaaagagaaaaagtttggaaatataattattttaatttttctcatgtATGATAGTGCCatttacagtatttatttattttttcattcaagttCTTGATTTGTTACCGATGTAACAATGTAGATATATTACGTccgtaacataaaatattacgtCTGTTACaccaatttttaacaaattccacacttgaaaaaaaattttccaggcATTTAACTAGTTACTAGCAACAATAAAAGGATAagagaagatttttaaaaatattgcttaattttgACCAAAAATTAACGTAATTAAAGcctaaaacttcatttttgttacttatacctaacaaaaaaaattgccaattgaaattctaaaattatcaaaaatattttttacatataattaatttttctgtttataattgTAGCAAAATGTTacgaaaaataatcaaaataggttaaatactaaatatattttattaaatgttaaaatagattatttaaatttaaataaagattttattcgacatacgtttttttaaaaaatgaaaccagAGTTCTGATTTGAAAAtagaagtattaaataaatgctaatagAAATCAAGCAtacattaacattaaaatatacattttaagttttaaaataacataaaatatgttaagttttctaaagtttgaaattttggtTTACTTTTAGTGGAGTTGctcttttgaaagaaattaaaagaaagaaatcatgTGGACAGAATTAACCTTTCAAAAAATCGCCCAttattttaagactattttaaaattataacaaaaatttgttgAGAAAAAAGCAACACATTCTGAACACAACTAACGCAACAGAACAACTtaagttcaaaaattcaaaacaaaaaaaaaacaaaaaacagagTTGAAAAAGTTTAGTGGCTTAATCTTACCAAGTGTCACAAAATGCTTTCTAAAGAGAAACAAAACGAAATGGAGCCATCTGTATTCAAAGAGAAAtcagaaattaagaaatttgttaatttattattattaatttcacttttttgcatatttttccaTGTCACCGGAACAAAAgcgaatcaaaaaaattattgggcACGATTATAAAACTTGCTTATTCAACAATAATTTcatgtaaagaaatatttttataattatttattactttttttataattaattccaaTCAAACGAAAATTTTTCAGACATCAGCAatgattaataactttaaatctaaacaaattccttcaaaaatatttaaattagttatttaagaattattgagaaagaattaattttcaatacgCCGCAACGAAAActtagcttataaaaaatactctGTTACGCATGAACACTTTATAAGACCTTGGGAAGTATACGTTCCACCCAGCCCTGCGTTCCAccagctttattaatttttaaatgtcgatGGAATGCTATTTTTACTCACGTATGatttgtgctgccatctactgATATCttcaaaaactacttaaaaagaATACCAATGAAGgctttgtttacataaatatgtttaacattAAAGGTAACTAAGAAAAAAGATTGGCATTAtggaacaattttttcttgtgCGTAATGCGTTTGATCATTTCCCACCGagattatctgaaattttaaaaaaaaaggttttataaatTCGGTTATTTCTAAGCACGGGAGTTCAAGTTTATGGCCAATTCTTTCcacaagtaaaattttgaaaaaaccacACCCACCTTCCcacaaaagcaaaaaatcaaattaattatagcaaataaactatataaatttctttttataaaccaataatatataattttatatcccggaaatattttaacataaaattacttgaaaaaagtGGCCTTATAAAAGATTAAGTGAGATTCTCTGAgttaagagaaaatattattcggAGAATAATTCCCaataaataaagtcaatttCGGATTAAATGTACCAAAATGGTGTTTTCTCTCATAATGTTCCCTTTTTGTACGATTTTGTAGTGGGCTTAATATTAGGAAATTTactatttgtttcaatttcctaattattttgcaataacagTTGTCTGCcaatatcattttatataacTGAGTAAGTAAGTAATAAGGGGAATTATTCAATGCATTGTATGTTGACTTAACTATAATACTATGTCGCAGTTTCGTCGCACTAGATGCTTGCATGACCTAGAACCCAACAAAGAATTCATCTATAGCTTTCTTGGAGTAAATATTCGTTTAGGTTTGGCTTCAATACAGCTGCgtaatcagaattttaaaaaggtaaGACACTTACCTAGTTTCTAATTTGTACAATGATTGGAAAGGATATTACGAAagggttgaaaaataataagtaaagtaagaataattttttcaaaaattatttcttctaattgttttttaaaaaaattctaccgAGTTGACGACCAAGAAATTTCTCTTTCAATTctcagattaatatttttaataatattcagttaaaaaaaaacatcactgtAGGGAAAACCGGACAATGAGACAAACACCCCTGCCAGGCTATTATTCTGGTTCATATATTTCCagtacatattataaataatacctGGAGATTGCTaagattttatgcttttttaaagaaaaaaaattaaatatgaagctACTTGTTTCATacagaaattacttttaaataatagtaatatatcATACTCATACCAATTACAAGCCTCTATCACAACAGCGGGGGCTGCAGTTTATTGCAAATTGTTTTTCACCTGAGACAAAGAAAGaacaaatagagaaaaaaatgtcagtTAAAAAACAACTCGATGTAAGTAAACATTAAGAATCGAACGAAAAAGAAGACTTTTCTATCttaatttacgaaaaataatgaataacattcctctttttaaatttgataccGAAAAAAGACAATACACATCTTCATGTGTATGcccatatttattctaatttaacatcgtttaaaatgcagaagattaaagaaaacattttatttacatccattttctaatcttttaacatttaaactatttaatattcattattctagcaattgtttaatttttttaccaagttCCTTTGGTAGCATGggaattaatttcatttgaagaaattttaaatcggCACAAATCAGAACACCGTTAAAATAGTTAGCCATTTTTGAGCCTAGTGACAAAAACTACAGataattaatttcttgatttgaaatgaaaagatatCTCAAATGTTATCGTCTGCAAGTTCACCTTCGCAGGTAGTTATTTTGTTCTTCTGATTTCTTTATTAGACTTAGTATCAGCTTCTGTTTCTACtcctttttgaaaaactaaagaatatttgtgtaaaattcaaattaaatttaaacaacaaagtTTTCgtgtataattttacttattatatccAAATATTGCCACATGTATTAgataaagcttaatttttacagtaataatctCTGACTGCGTTGGAGCAGTGAACAAATATGAGTTTATGAAGATAATACTGCAGATCGAATTCTGCTACTAGGATTACAAGTACGATAGAATTATAATTCCAATTTTGTTGATTGGTCATTTCGCATACAATATCTGGGAAATGTGAGAAtggtttaattattacaaactttGTCGGTAACACATCAAGTctgatttgatttaatttgtttggaataacaaatttttttctaaaatttgaaaaacaaagattgatacattaaaatataaaagtggcAACAGCAAAATAAATGCTTCCTCCAACTAATCTGTAAGTTGGCAGCCACATCCTTCATAAgaagttaatattttgaaaaatgttcctgtaatatgtttattaattaattttagaaaaagagattggtaatatttgttttcatccTTTAACGATCAGCTAAAAGAAGCAATAGTATACTGAAGTAACTGAAGACCGAGGAAGAACCATGAAAGCTGACATTGACAAAAAATGAATTGTCATCCGGATAGAATGGGTTTTTCCACTGTGCGGTTCATCTTCACTGCGTAATAACTCTCGGAAAGAACCTATTTTTCACGTTATTGatttgccaaaatttttttaattttagagtatTTTTATCTATAACGGAAGAATTAAAACCGTTACAACATCTTTTCTTCtgaagtataaatttatttcaagtatacTTATGTTTTGATAACTAGTAGAAGCTTTATATAGTTTAAGTAAATGcttcatatattttaagaaacaatcagtgtaaaaataattcttcgtTCAAAAGAGAGgcaactgaaataaataaaaactttaagacatgcaatttttattatgaaaatacacatttacATTCCAACGTTACAcgtaatcatttatttgaatggATACCAGCTccgttataaataaaattataataaattaaaaatgcaataacttaagaatgaataataataaaaaataataaaaaacaaacgcTGCAAAACAATACACAAAAATGAAGCACATCACACAATATTcgtattctaaattttacaagtttaaatttctccgttctaatattctaataattaccttaaattTATAGAATGCCTATAAGAACACTCAATTTCTACAGTATTTGTTAAGTTAAATATTGTGCGctaaatttttgtatgaaatatcACTTATaggcataaattattattgagagatttaaaattaagtacacattgcttaaaatttattaaaattttaaattgaaaatgccagctttcaatttaaaaagtacacAACACTTATTTAGATTTGACCTAAATCAGATGAAACGTAAGCGTATGGAAGTGGATTATGAGGAACATGTATACGTAAATGCCGCTGACGCAAAACGTATCCATCTAAAAAGTCAGAAAGAGGAAAACCCTGTAatgctttattgaaataaagagCCAGTGGATAATCAATCTTATCAACGGCATTGGCAGTGAGCACCCAGAAGTATAACGGTCCAAGTTGGGTCGCAACACTTTCTGCTTTGATAGGTTCGGAACCTTCAGGAGCCTCTTCATCAAGGAAAAGAATTTCAGctgatttaaaatcaacatatGGCTGATCAGCAGTCGTCACTTGCAAAACTCCATCGTCCTTTGTAAGATACAAAACAGTTCTGGCATAAACATCATTGAAGATTATGGTGGCATTACCTTTGcctgtaactttaaaaatttcatacaatgAACCATTTGCGTTGAAAAGACAGTTGGCTGTTAGTTTTGGATAATGAATGCCTACTTTGATGCGAGAATCTGACAACTGACTTTCCAATTGAGTGATTTTAAAGTCTGACAGCCCACCAACTgtaatctttttcattttaacatcgAATACTTGTCCAGCAACCAAGGGTTGAAGTTGCATGTCATCTAACTTAACTGGATCTAAAACTTCTCCCAATGGTTCATCCATGCCAGTTTTCATTTTCACACTAAGGTTTTGCAGAACATCGGTAAAATACTCATTAAGAGCCAAATCTGCTTTTTTTAACCTCTCTTCTTCACTTGGTTGGCTTTGATATGGCTCTTTAATTTTCGGGTCTACTTCGTTTCCTGGCTCTTTAATTTTCGGCTCTACTTCGTTTCCTGGTTCTTTGATTATCGGATCTACTTCGTTTCCTCCCTCTTCTTGGCTGACAGTTTGAACTGCTGGCGCAGTTTTCACTCCGGAAGCCTTATACTGCTTACCGCCAGTAGCTGTTTCTTCAATGGAATGGTGATATGATTCTTTAGGAAATTCGGGGGGAAATTTGTCTTGAACTTGTGGTTGTGACTGTTGGTGGTATTGATAACGCGTTTGCTGTTGAATTTGTGGTTGAACTTGTTCTTGTGATTGAACTTGCTGGAAAGCGGGCTGAGATTGTTGCTGTTGAGAAAATGAAGGTTGAACTTGCTGTTGAGATTGTTGACTTGGAGGTTGTACTCTCTGTATTGGTTGTTGAGTTGTGGGTTGAATCCTCTGTTGAGTTGGAGGTTGAATCCTCTGTTGAGTTGGAGGTTGAATCCTCTGTTGAGTTGGAGGTTTAATTCGTTGCTGAGTTTGTTGAAGTGTTGGCTGAACTTTTTGTTGTGACTGTTCTGCAAAGGATGGTTGAACTTGTATCTGGGATTGCTGTTGAAGTGAGGGCTGTACTTTTTCCTGACTTTGTTGCTGGAAAGCAGGTTGAATCCTGTTTTGTGTTTGTACTTCTTGTTGAGTCTGCTGTTGAGATTGCACTTGTTGTTGAGACTGTTGTTGAACGTATGGTCTCGTCTGTTGCTGCTGCTGAAACTGTGGACGATACTGTGATTGTGACTGCGGTCGGTAGTGAGATTGCTGTTGATGTTGTTCTTGCTGTTGTGTTTGCGGCTGATATTGCTGCTGTGTTTGCTGTTGTTGTACCTGAGGTTTTTGCTGTTGCTGATTTTGAGGCTTGTATTGATTTCGTATATGTTCATTGAACTGCTGCACACGAGGTGGCAATGTTGTTGTAGTTGTGGTTGTCGTGGTTGTACCTTTAGAAGAAACATCTACTGACTGCCAGGGTAATCCAAAAGCACTACCAGATTCAGGATTTTTTACTCTTTGTCCAGACGAAGCAGTTTTAATTGAAGATGGGGCATTTAGTAATGACAGGGGGGGAGCAGGAGCTGCATCAGATTCACTTTCTGGTGGTATGGGAACAGGTTCAGTTACGGCTTTTATCGATGTTATTATTTCCGTCTCAACTTCGGTAAAAACTTTGGTTGTTGGTTCTTCTTTAATTCCTTCTTTAATAccatctaaaattaaaaaattgcaaaaaattttaatattcccgtgaataaataaaaaagaagataaaaatttaacaatattttcatttcgttAAATATTGTGCTCTTATTTCTGGATAAATAGTATGATTAAAATTCGTGAAACATATTTATATCAAGGAAAAAAGAGCTTTAAATGTGAAACTTCtaaattacattccttaaaaactttcaaaaccttaaactttaccttttaaattaaacaattatattcattttatgaacTTCATATTTGCATTGTTTGGAAAAATATCCTAATAATGAGAAAACACATGTATGCTAGCTAAAATACTGATCCTTCTGAGGAAATGAAGCATCTGAAAACTGAAAGATGTACTTCACAGTTTTCTATTGCACTATGATTATACTTTTTTACGTTATAACGCataatttttatgcactaaattaattaaatataagagCTTAAAACGGGACTACTCTcggcaattttataaaattgtggtACACTAATAGCagccttaaaaatttttagttaccgaaataaaatacttaaataaacagtcagtaaaattttatcagaattacaactaaattactgaataaaaaccTATCTCAAGatgaaataaagcattttgGTGTGGAGTATCTCCAATCAAAAACTGTAAAGTTGTAAATTCATCGTTAAAGTCTAAGTTGTTTATACTTTATGCGCTGATCAGAATGTGGTTCACTGTCAAGGATTGACGGCACTTTGAACACAAGTGAGctggttaatttaaaaacaagtgtTTGTGGGTCTTTGGGGATCGCGAGAAAAAGCTAGAATGTTGGCatgctgcatttaaaaaaaaaatttaaatatttaaaaagatgccttgaataaaattatttctcatttttaattaaaggaaaagaTTATGAGAAACGACTTAAATAGGTGAAAAGAAATATGGAGAATGATTAATTCACCTATAATTTAGTAAAAGCTCAAAATtaagtaagattaaaaaaagtaatagttaaaaaaaaaactgtatcaaCTCACCAGGCTCAGCTAAAGCTAGGCGAATTGcaaatagcaaaaataagaCCAACCAGTGGTTTTCCATCATTTATACCTATTGGagtcaggaaaataaaaatacataagaaaagtAACAACCaatagttttaattcaaaaataacttaaccCCTTCAAGACtggctgagaaaaaaaagagctttctGAGGCACACACGCTCCGAGAGTACTAAAGAGTACGCATACGTACTACTATGAGTTGTAATACGAGAATACCGAATGAAGATTGCGTCCCTGTGATCCCGGATTGCTAGAGTCATAAAGGCTCTTTtccagggttgccactcaaatctggagggaaaaaattctccgtgttttccctgtacatattatacacataacagggtgttccaaaattatctttacaacttcaaaaatttataacttcgaacataaacaagatatttatattctgtcttttgcatgtattactgcaactaataaagtttttttttcaatacgctga
This window encodes:
- the LOC107447692 gene encoding uncharacterized protein — translated: MMENHWLVLFLLFAIRLALAEPDGIKEGIKEEPTTKVFTEVETEIITSIKAVTEPVPIPPESESDAAPAPPLSLLNAPSSIKTASSGQRVKNPESGSAFGLPWQSVDVSSKGTTTTTTTTTTLPPRVQQFNEHIRNQYKPQNQQQQKPQVQQQQTQQQYQPQTQQQEQHQQQSHYRPQSQSQYRPQFQQQQQTRPYVQQQSQQQVQSQQQTQQEVQTQNRIQPAFQQQSQEKVQPSLQQQSQIQVQPSFAEQSQQKVQPTLQQTQQRIKPPTQQRIQPPTQQRIQPPTQQRIQPTTQQPIQRVQPPSQQSQQQVQPSFSQQQQSQPAFQQVQSQEQVQPQIQQQTRYQYHQQSQPQVQDKFPPEFPKESYHHSIEETATGGKQYKASGVKTAPAVQTVSQEEGGNEVDPIIKEPGNEVEPKIKEPGNEVDPKIKEPYQSQPSEEERLKKADLALNEYFTDVLQNLSVKMKTGMDEPLGEVLDPVKLDDMQLQPLVAGQVFDVKMKKITVGGLSDFKITQLESQLSDSRIKVGIHYPKLTANCLFNANGSLYEIFKVTGKGNATIIFNDVYARTVLYLTKDDGVLQVTTADQPYVDFKSAEILFLDEEAPEGSEPIKAESVATQLGPLYFWVLTANAVDKIDYPLALYFNKALQGFPLSDFLDGYVLRQRHLRIHVPHNPLPYAYVSSDLGQI